A window of Adhaeribacter arboris genomic DNA:
ATCTGCGAAAATCCGCAATTCAGAAACTTTGTAATGCCTCGTATACTTTGTGTACCGGTAATCCCATAACATTGTAAAAAGAGCCTTCCAGCCGATAAATGGCTGCCATCCCCATCCAATCCTGCGCCCCGTAAGCCCCGGCTTTATCATAGGGTTGGTATTTTTCCAGGTACCAGGTAATTTCGGCTTCGCTTAATTCTTTAAAATACACCCGGGTTACGTCGTGAAAAATTACTTTATTTGGCCGGGAAAGTAAACAAACGCCCGTTATCACCTCGTGCGCTTTGCCCGAGAGGGAGCGAAGCATGGTTCGGGCTTCGTTTAAATCAGCGGGTTTATTTAAAACTTTATCTTCGAGACAAACAATGGTATCGGCGGTAAGTAAAACTTCGTTTTCTGCTAAACTTTCCCGATAAGCTGCTGCTTTTTTACCCGCTAGGTACTCGGCTATTTCGTGGCGGTGTAAATGCTCCGGAAAAGATTCCTCTACTTCTTTAACGCGCACCGTATAGTTTAAACCA
This region includes:
- a CDS encoding Maf family nucleotide pyrophosphatase, whose amino-acid sequence is MNFTSKLVLASNSPRRQELLTKLGLNYTVRVKEVEESFPEHLHRHEIAEYLAGKKAAAYRESLAENEVLLTADTIVCLEDKVLNKPADLNEARTMLRSLSGKAHEVITGVCLLSRPNKVIFHDVTRVYFKELSEAEITWYLEKYQPYDKAGAYGAQDWMGMAAIYRLEGSFYNVMGLPVHKVYEALQSF